A stretch of the Candidatus Bandiella numerosa genome encodes the following:
- a CDS encoding penicillin-binding protein activator, giving the protein MKRFLGLVLLSVLIGCNTIESKIDNFFDKKSSENPKLVALPSKNPLEVKIAVFLPLSGKYQRLGQSILDSMQLAIYELGADNITYRAIDLGSDSVSAEKAMDTVNLDDIDIILGPIFKDQAEIVYKQAKKNNLLMITYSNDLDLMNIQGLYIFDIIPNQQIKKVVQYASSKQYSNIYSVAPKNKYGDFVEKTLLENRGADHYNVKKVSLYTASNLPVVKRFTLSDAILSTKSSIKYDVSNKLPGFGHPAILLPEQNNNLVNVINQLQFLHSSSDSKYKVLGIGDWSQYSLAQNIITRKAWVADVPHKLLSEFESRFQDNYKYAPPRIAAISYDSIMLISAIIKKANNGIILKFEDLERTDGYQGMTGAFRLKSNGVNDRLFAVYEYERGAMKEILAADSGF; this is encoded by the coding sequence ATGAAAAGATTTTTAGGTTTGGTACTTTTGTCAGTACTTATTGGATGTAACACTATTGAAAGCAAAATTGATAACTTTTTCGATAAAAAATCAAGCGAGAATCCTAAACTTGTGGCTCTACCTTCGAAAAATCCATTAGAGGTTAAGATTGCTGTTTTTCTACCTCTATCTGGCAAATATCAGCGTCTAGGTCAAAGTATTTTAGACTCTATGCAATTAGCCATTTATGAGCTTGGTGCTGATAATATAACCTATAGAGCAATTGATTTAGGCAGTGATTCTGTTAGCGCTGAAAAAGCAATGGATACTGTCAATCTCGACGATATAGATATAATTCTTGGACCAATATTTAAGGATCAAGCAGAAATTGTTTACAAGCAAGCCAAAAAGAACAACCTCTTGATGATCACTTATTCTAATGATTTAGATTTGATGAACATACAAGGTCTTTATATATTTGACATAATTCCTAACCAACAAATCAAAAAAGTAGTTCAATATGCAAGTAGTAAACAGTATTCTAACATTTATTCAGTTGCACCTAAAAATAAATATGGGGATTTTGTTGAAAAAACATTATTAGAAAATAGAGGAGCAGACCATTATAATGTTAAAAAGGTTTCACTTTATACTGCTTCGAATTTGCCAGTTGTAAAAAGGTTCACTTTAAGCGATGCTATACTAAGCACAAAAAGCTCTATAAAATATGATGTTTCTAATAAACTACCAGGATTTGGTCACCCCGCAATTCTTCTTCCAGAACAAAATAATAATTTAGTTAACGTAATTAATCAGTTACAATTTTTGCACAGTAGTAGCGATTCTAAATACAAAGTTTTGGGAATTGGGGATTGGAGTCAATATTCACTTGCACAAAACATCATCACCAGAAAAGCTTGGGTAGCTGATGTACCTCACAAACTACTTTCTGAATTTGAATCTCGTTTCCAGGATAATTATAAATATGCCCCTCCTAGAATCGCAGCAATTTCTTATGATTCGATAATGTTAATCTCGGCTATTATTAAAAAAGCAAATAATGGAATAATCTTAAAATTTGAGGACCTTGAAAGAACCGATGGTTATCAAGGTATGACTGGTGCATTTAGATTAAAATCAAATGGGGTTAATGATAGACTCTTTGCTGTATATGAATATGAAAGGGGAGCTATGAAAGAAATTTTGGCTGCAGATAGTGGATTTTAA